ATTGTGTGCCCATGATAGGACAATACTCAATTTCTGAGTCATGATCCAATCACAATGCCTATATTTTGGCTAGTGATAGCCTTTCCAGATACACAGCCTGGAAAAGGTCATCCTTTTCCTGTTTGGCCTGCTATGTTATAATAGCCTCTTTCTCACTTGAACTGGTAAGAGAAGACTGGGACAAAGACACAATATTCTAGCTGAGATTCCAGTTAGCCTCTCCTTTTCACACCATTCTTATCCATAACAGAACGATGTTGCCTCTCGTGAGTGGACATTAAGGACATTAAGTGCATGTATTGAAATGTAGCAACCCAGCTCATGATAGTGCTAACATTGACAATAACTGAAGTTTTTCCATcggtatttgttttgttttgttttttgttcttttgtaatATTACTTAGCTAGCAACTTTTTTCTGCCTCATAAATGGattttgcagtgtttcatttcatagCTTATTAGCCGTGCTAGCTATGTTTGGAAGCATGAATGAAACCTTAAAATTAACTctatcatgaaaataaatgtaaatattgcaagCTAAACAAAGGTGTGCATAcattctgatttatttattctttagcTCCTGCCTTGACAAGTTGCTCCAGGGTACTAGCTAGATATAACTTCCAATAAAAGAATAGCTCAGCTGTGGATTTATGGGAGAATGTAGTAACAGCACTTCATGCTTGACATTATTTAGTCCATTGTTTCACAATAAGGAAGTAATCAAATTCCTGCAGCCAGTGAATGAAGTAATCATTTGCAGGCCCTGTCATGCCTTTCAAGAGGACAGTAGGAGGCAGAAGAGATGACCTATTTCAGTATTCCTGCAAGAACCTGGCAAGATACTTGCTTTTGCTTTTACATGCACAGCTTTCGCCTGCCTCCCGCCTCTTTAATGTACCATTCAATGTTCAATTTGCGAATGTGAACGGGGTAAATGGCTCAGCCTCGGGATGTTGCTTTCCAGTGATAGGATGACCTGCTGAGTCATGGTTCAATCACAATAGCTAaatttctttccctctctgcctttccctgGCCTTTCCCAGATGCGTGTGACTGGCAGGACGATCACCAACGAAACACTACTGGTTATATCATTGGAAAATTCAAATGCAGAGTGGGGAAGGCCAAACTGACCCTTTCCAAATGGAGGCCTCTTGAAATTGGACTTCAGGGCTAGTTAGCTTAGTGTGTCATCACCgtgaaaatgcagtcatttgtgaaatgtaatttctgtaTCTGAGCACCCATCTGTGTGTCAATGCAGACCATTCCATCAGTTGATATAATTGTCCCACCCCATCACGATGTCCTACCTCATCCTCTCTCGAGATGAGGATCTGTCCATCTTGCAAGACACAGCTACTGATGTCCCACACTGGGACATCCTGAGGCGGGACCCAGGAATACCTTTCTGGCTCCAGGGCTGCACCTGCGGGCTCATTGCCTCCCACCTCTGTCAACACATTGCACAGGGAGGTTGTGATTATTGGAATTCTGTAACGCTCAGCACCACTGTTACACTATTAAtggcatttatcagatgctcttatccagagcgacttacataggtcacttttttttttttaacatgttacccatttagagagctgaatatttactgagacaattctaggttaagtaccttgtctgagggtacaaaagcagtgccccagcagggtattgaaccggcaacctttcggttacaagtcctgtgcCTTGCCACTACgctgcactgccaccccctGTAGTCTAATTCACCATTCCTGTTTGTTCAGTGCAAAACAGTTCAGTgcaaaacagattaaataatGTTGTCTTAAGTAACTAGGTATTGCGCTCTTAAGTAGCTAGGTTTTGCACAATTTTTGCAGCAGCAGAATACAGGATATTATGAAACAACATGGTGTCACACTTCAACATCTGACTGTTGTTTACCGCTCTGTTGGAGTGTACGGTGGTAAGATGCAGAGTAGATCACTAGTCCTGAAAGGGCTGACATACCCTCCAGAGGGCTTTCCAGCTCTTTACATGAGTAACAATCTCGAAAAGTCATCTAAAAGGTTCCAGGATTCAACTGAGGCAGTAATGAGGTGAATCAAGTGCTTAAGTGTTGTGGTGGAATAGAAACCTGCTTGATTGGGGTACCTCCAAATAGCTTACAGTGTTTTTCACTCTAAatatataagtaaatatatatataaatataaatataaatatatgcacattttaatactgcatttcagctgcaagTCAGTAATGCTTCATAGAGGCATACACATGCAGTTCCAACAAGGAGAGGGAAATATTCAAGACTTCTAACCGTATGCAAACATGCTTtcagacatgcagacagagacactgacatgcatatgcacaaacaGCTGGCAACTGAGTAGGTGCTGGCTCATGGCTGTTGGGGGTGGCTTGTTTGGCTTTTTTCTGCCGCACACGGTCACACCCATTTCTGAGGTTTCAGAGAAGCTTTGCGATGTTATCTGTACGTCCAttgcctctcttcctctctctccctcactttgaCTCTTATGGTAGTTGTTGTCTTACTTTATCTGTACTGCGTAACATTCTGTTGCATCCTGTCTCCATTTTCTCCGTCTCTGCTGCTCTTTTtctgctgtccctctcctctgcgCTTTTCATTGCCACCCCTCTCTGCGATTTCCGTACTCCTTCTTTCTACATCtccttcatttcttttctcagcaaaattgcattttgtatttattcaacCAATAAATAACgtgaagaaaatggaaaatggctCCACAGCATTGCAACACATCTGAATTCACAAAATCTATTGTTCCCATTTATGATAGAATGTCAGGGTTTCAAAGAAAAAACTTAACATTTGACTATTTTTCCCATTTAAGCATTTCCTACGATGTTACTTACTTTTTacaacagcaaaacagttttattcaaataaaaatggggaatgaaagacacacaaagcaaagaGGCAGCCTGAGCTACTGGGCAATGGCAGAAAAACAGGCATACACATCAAAAAACAATCTCTCACCATCTTGGCATATGGGGGTGCTGTTTCGACTCTGCAATCGTGGCTTCTTGAACTTCTGAGAGACAGTGCGCAGGTACTTCCTGAAGAGGGCGCCACCCCCTCTCTGCTGGTTCTCCTGGGAGGCCGAACCTAGGGGATCGGTGGGGGACACGCTAGGTGACggtgtggaggaggtgggtgcCAGAgatgtggagagcagagacccaGGAGGCTCCGAGAGGGCCCTGCGGAAGGGGTTTTTGCGACCGCTTGCAGGTTTCTCTTGCTTGGAGCCTTCTGCCCGGGTGCTGCTCTTCTCCCCTGCATCCTCGCTCAGGGCTTTGCGCCAGCTCTGCATTTTGCTCCATTTAGTGGGGGTGCTTTTCTCTGCCCTTTCAGAGGCCGTGACTGCCCCACCCTCGCCTTTTACTCCGTCAGAGTGTTGCTTCGCCCCCGTGTGCCATTTGTATGTGTTGAGGAGGTCAGAGTCCTCTGGTAGATCTTGTTGATGGTCAGCTGGGAGGTCCTTCTCAAAGCTCCCCACCTCCTCTTGAGTCTTTTGAGATGCCTGCTCAAAATCTCCTTCCTTGTTAGTACCCATTTTCACTTGAGGTATGTTTCTCCTGCgttttctgtttgttgctgTCTTTTAAAACAATCACTCGAAATTGAAGCGTTATGTCAAAGGCTTCAGTCTGTCCCTCTCCCGTTTATAATCCTGTATACTGTGGATGCACTCACTTAAATCTAAAAAGACATGAGCTCTGCTGTCAGTGGTGATTGAGAGAATGGTTGTAGGCTTTCCCCTACTTTACTTTAAGGCTTTACtcctttttcctccttccttcttCCCTCTCATGCCCTCTTCTTATAGTGACTCTGGATGGTCGTTTCTCACCTTCTGTCCCAGAAATCGTCTGCACTAAAGACAAGTCTAGCTATCTTCCTCGGTGCTTCTCCTCTGTCTACATAGGTCATGCGCTGGTGGTGTACACCTGTTCACCTCCTCTCCGCTGATGGCTGCTGACTCTGGTAGTCGAGACTCTCCATTTAAACATACTTAAGCATACTTTCATACATGATACTTCCTTTCAGCTTTTCACAGTATCTTTTtagatttctttctgtgtcatgAATTGTCTTGCCTAAGTCTTCTTTACACAATCGTGATTTCCCCTGCCGTTAAACCTCCAACGAACTCATCCCCCTTTCACTCACTCCTCTTTTCTTCAATTCTCACGTGCGTGGTCCTTCAAGAGAGCTGTCTGAAATCTGTCCTCGTCTTCATTTGCTTCAATATTCCATTGTTATGTTTCTGATGAATGATATGTATTccatatgtataaaaatgcatgcacatgtatatgcGTAGTAAACGTTATTTTTTGGTTTATCTACCTGTCTTCATCGACTGTGCAGGAAGTCTGTCTTGAGCATAGAGACCAGACATCAGCCAATCAATTTAAAGCATTACTGTGTAAGAGAGCtactgagaggaggaggaaagagggtgAAACGCCCTGAAAACCACAACGTTTGCTTGTTGCTGACTTTATGAATACGTTGTTGAAGTAAATACAGAGCTTTATGAAGTGTGGATATCATCCTAATTCGAGGTGTCAACCAAAATTGTTACTCGGTTGGTCACACCggctcctccctcctctcctcttgcagtttaaatgaacaaaccctcaaatgctgttttctgtataGAGTGATGAGATATATCTGGTTTGTATCTTTTGCCATGAAGcttttctttcctgtgtgttttcacacttcGTTTCGTAACAGatcacatttctgcattttttactCTTTACCGGTCTGAACAGCTTCCTTTCAGTTTTTTGGGCGTCGAGTTGATTTCTCCTAATGTGTATCTCTTAATCCTCGCTACCCTAGCTTATATGACTGGGGGTTGGCTGAGACAGACAAACATTGTTCTTACTATCCCTTCCAACCTCATGGcccattaaaaaatattaaccAAATCAGCGCCACAGGAGCCTCCCTTACCACCACCACTATGTATGTTAATATTGCCATTGAAAAAGATGCCCACTGGAATCATAATTGGTGAAATATATGACAGCCTCTCGTTTAAGGTCTTTATGTGTCCAGAACTTTTGCTACGTGGAGGTTTTGTAAACAAGGCAGTTTGCCccagttacttttttttttaaattctgtggcTGTTAAGTTTAGTTTCCTGTCAAGCAGCTGCACTTCCTGCCAGCCAGGTCTGTCTGACTCCAAGGCCCTCTATAAAAAAACCACTTCCTGTGTTCACAAGCCTTGTGAGCCACTTTTAAAATCTCCCTCAACTGTCTCCAAGGTTTTGGCTCTGATTGCTAGCAAAAACTCCTCTTAAACgatttgaatttcattttgactttttaaactgtgttaaACAAATGCCTGCTTTACAAATCATATAACCACCACTATAGGTAGATAATAGGCTACACCTGTATTGTGTTATAACTATTGCCTCTATTTCCAACATTATTGTTCCTCTTAAGAACATTCTTGTTTTGATCACATACTGCTAAATAACTACTCTTTTTCTTAATTACATCTCAGTTAGCATAAAATTTACATTCACTGCTTTCTCAAGTTGTGTTACTGCATATTGTGTTTCAAGAATACATGTCCACACAATAATTTACAGGgatcaataaaaaacaacaccagaaacattttcttcaaaagCTAAACATTTATTCTGTGATAATATCCACTCCTGGTCGGATTggcttttttccctgttactGTTTTGAAGGAATTTCCTGTCAGAGATCGAAAGAATGTTTGTTTAGATCATCCAATGGTCACAAATCCAGCTCAAAGTTAATGCAAAATTAGTTGAAATTTAACAAGAGGTCCTGCAGAAATAACCCATGGGGAAGTAATGTGTCCAATCCCCTCTTACCCTGAAATGTTGCCATCCTTTGATCTCTGCATAGAGGGCATCGCCGGGGCACGTCGTGTTCACCAGCTGCCTGTGCCCATACATGGTGAAATTGCCCACCAGTCGCCCTCCACTCACGCCGCATGAGGCCAGGCGACCCCACACCAGCTCCAGGGAGCGCTGAGCAGGCAGCGTGGCTGTGTAGTTGCCCACGAAGGCGACCCCGTAGCCCCTAGAGTTGTGGCCCCTGGTGTGTGCCCCTCGCCACTGCCAGCCGCGCCCCTCGTAGAGGTACCCATCAGAGCCCGCCACAAAACTGGGAGAAAGACCCGGAAAGGAAGGTTAAGGATAGTACACATTTCTACCCACACTTTGGGGAATTCGTGCTTAATCATATGTCTTTGGGATCCATTGCTCTGCAAATAAATTCCGCCTACCTTAATATTATTCAACTGACAaggcacagcagtgtggtgttgtggtaaggagcagggaccataactaaaaggttgctggttcgatttctTGCGAGGGCGCTGTTGTTGTGACCTTGGGAAAGGCACTTACCCGACAACTGtcgcagtaaatatccagctgaataaatgtataaaattgtaattgtgactctcagtcagcaaatagcttgggcgtcatcctaGACaacaacctggacttcaaggagtacattgctcgcacgtcacgggcctgccaatgcctcctccacaacatcaggaggatttgtccattcctgacaacatacgcgacgcagctccttatccaggccacagttctccctcgactggactactgcaacgctctccttgcaggcctcccagcctgcaccacccagcctctgcagctcatccagaatgcagctgcccgactaatcttcaacctccccaaattctcccatgttactcccctgcttaaatccctccactggcttcctgtcgctgccaggatcagattcaagaccctgaccctcgccttctctgcaatcaacaggacagcccttacctacctccaagaactcatccagccctacacaccagcccgacccctgcgctcatgcgctcagcagcaactggatgcctcgctccttgcatggtcaaggcaggaggcGCTTGTTCGGCCAGACATCAGCGTTTCGCCTACAtcactccccagtggtggaacgaactccctgtcctgctacggacagctccctcaccccattccttcagacggggcctgaagacgcacctcttcagactctacctggactgacacagcacacaattgctgccccccccccaaatcagtgctgtcgtaaattgctgtgctttttaaatagtttcttgttgccgcctttaccctgacactcattgtgccgtttgaggttgttgaagtttgctgtttgaaggactatcgtattagttgccctatacgctttagttgtacaaatctgatagtactgtgtcctcaaacagaccttgctctcagctgagaactgtctcattgtggaactgtacacatcctgtccctgtactgtcactatacttactgtatgcacttttgtaagtcgctttagataaaagcgtctgctaaataaataaatgtaaatgtaaatactgtacatcagtcgctctggatgagcgcatctgctaaatgacaataatgtaatgtaatgacaaaggAGTCCAACAATTGTGGCAGTATCACCCAAGCCATAGtcattctgattggttgacCAGCCTATTGAACTCCATGTTACCAGCTACGCCatgtgcagtgctgctgtgtttccGGGACACCTGTATCCGATGTCGTCCCAGCCGCGGACGTCCTGGTGGAAGCTCTGCATGGCCCTCATGCATGCAGCGCACTGCTGGAAGGTGTGGCAGGGCTTAGGATGGTAGGTGTGATGGATGAACATGGAAGTGAGGGGGAGGTCCAGCCGGGTGGGCGTGCCCCGATAAGGCTTCGCCCTCCACTGACACCGTGGGATGATCGCTGGACACTCTAACAAGGGGACAAAAGTGAGGAAGGGAGGATCATGTGTATGCCATTCTAATTTTGATCACAATACTTTCATTGTTTACTATTCAGTCCAGTTCCACTGAACACTACTGTAGACCCTTCCCAATGATGGATTGATTGAATTAGAACTTGACCCAGAATCACATACCACAGCATCTCCCCATTTGTGTGCCTGAATGTGACTTGAACCAGGATTTCCCTCGTAGTTTTATAGTTTGTATGTGGCAGCCTAGACAGTTGTTCACCTTGTGGTTAATTAATGTTACTGTTTGAGAAGTGTCACATGTCAATATGTGTTACAATAAATTCTCTTTGCCTGCTTCCCTGATGCGTGTTTACTCACCTATGTACCTGTGGATAAACTCCTGCACCCCCTCACGCACCATCTTCTCCAGTGCCGTCTCCTGCACAACCTCTGTTTCTGCCCGCAGTCTCCAGTAGACATTCAGAGAACCCAGGACCTGAGTCTGCAGGAGTGAGGCATTGACCAGCTCCCTGAAGTTCTCCCTGCGCAGAACGCTAATGAACCGGGGAGCAGCGTCCAGCCCCAGCTCCTCTAGATGGTGGCGGTAGTACTTTTTTAGCGCACTGCTTAGCCTAAGGGGATGTTGAGCAAGACCAGAAAGATGGCTCCCCAGAATCACCCCATCCATGCCCCCATTGATCCATGCATCGGTGACCAGAGAAGGTGGCCCAGACAGGGTGAATACTCTTGGTGAGGTCACGTTATCCCAGCAGCCATCTGGGCCTAGATTTTCAGAGGTTAAAgagctgtaaaaatgcaaaaaagacagACCTAGGTTTTTAGCCAAGGTGAGAGGGTACAAGCCAAAAAGGGGGACACTTGACCCGCTTGCCACTAACAGTCCAGCTTCAATACCCAGCAGAAGTGGGGCTATGGCGACTGTTGTGCCATCAGGGGTGAgaaacaccccctcctccttgCCACTGTCTGTTACCCTGTGGTGAATTGCTCTGGCAAAAAATTCAGAGAGCTCATAATCTAGCACAGGCGCCTCTTCGTCAGTGCTACTTATTTCCCCCAGGAAGTGCCGGACGAAAGCGTCTTCATAGCGCGCTGTCCTGCGCAGACTCCTCACCACAGCCAGTGGCTCCAGTCCTGGGTTCGAATCTTCAGTCTGCTGCACAGCTCCAATGAAAATATCCATGTGCCAGGAGGACAGCACTGAAACTAGGATCAAAGTTTCACCAGTGATTTACGGTATTTTACTTGCATATACTGggtatttctgtgtgcatgtgtgtgtgtatgtgtgtgggtgggtgggtttgTGTGAGTAACATAACTTCCTATGATATTAATACTGGAACTGCACTTCATCATTGCACAGTTTTAATGttgtaatgtcatttttattttacaaaaccaaaaactaTTTCTATTTGATCGATACCTTAAATATTGATAAACATTTAagataaacatattaaaaagaCATGGTTAGTTTACCTTTGCTgccaacacagaaacacaccataGACAGGGTCATGAACAATTCTGCCGTCAATTCCATTCCGACCATTTGCTTCTGTGTGAATTCTTGGTGTTACTCCAGATCAAAGAAAATACATGAAACAGTTTATAAATGTTACAGTGATCAAAAAGGCCGGACTGTATTTCTTATGGTGATTAAATTTAGCAATTTAGTGTCCTGTCTCTTTGaatttacagtgaaaaatacacagatagtacatatctctgtgtgtttgcatgtgtgtttatctaAATTGCACAATGTCCTTTCTGTAACCCCATGTTGAACTCCCTTATGTTGACCTTATTACACAAACTATGTCAACAAGaaacgtgtgtgtgttgtaacgTAAAGGCTTTGCCTGTCAATCTGTAAAGTTAAGTGAATTATAAATGGCTTGCTTGCTTCTGGAACAAGTGACAAGAAATTCACAAAATCCCTGAATTTATTTGCTTTCCTGCTTTAAATAATAGTTTGACTCATTTGTGGTTTTCGTCTCTGGGAACAGCTCATTCATATCGATCTAGGGTGACcgtacgtcctctttttcccagacatgtcctctttgTGGGACCTAAAAAAcatgggaaaaagaggacatacGGTCTCCCTAATTGATCACCACTCACAACTAAGAGGCAGTTCATGCTCGCTGTGTCTTGTATGAGAAATATTCTTAATGTGTTACATAAACTCATGTAAACACTACGCAGCATACAGTATCTTCACTGTTTGTAAGCTGTAAGAGTAATCATAACTGCTTAAAGTGTTGTCCTACTGCAGCATTGCAATACTGTCTGTATTCCATTCATTCTCATTGTGCTGACGTAGAACGCACGCACTCAGAAAAAGACCGAGGGTAAGTTAATGAGTGGCACGGCTCTTGTGATGCAAACATGTCAAACAGGTGCACCCGTTCACAGTACAGCACCAGAGCCATTCCTTTACTGGAAATGAGGAAAACATTACCACACAAACCCACCAACACAGCCTTACATCAGGAGTGTCAACCTCAGCTCCTGAAAGGCAATGGCTATGCTGACTCATTTAAAAGAACCCTTTAAGTGATATTGCTGTTTAAACTATTTCCAAAACCAACAAATTAGTACAGTAGATACAGGTCACACCAGACAATGCATTCCTTTATCATCCAGTTTTTACAAAGCTACATGGTCAGTAAATGAGTATTCACTTTGTAAGCTACACATTAGACAGTGTTGAAACTGTAAAATGGTCTGTTATTATGTGACATACAATGATGCTTTCTGCCAAAGGATGGAGTCATTTGTTTTGAGCTGTTTTTGGGGGTGAAGTCATTTGTTCAGATACGCTGCTACACCATATCACTTCTGATGTGCCAATAATCTGCTTCAGGCTTGTGGGTCTGCTCCCTTTTTCTGCAACAGCAAGGAATGGCAGTCACATCATTTCACAGGGTCTTTAGTGTCCTTATTGATAATGTCACAAAACTACATAACAATAATCATAGCGTGATTACTGGccatatttacttttttactcTGGCATCAGAGACAATACAGACAATACAGCACCCAATTCAACAAGCAACAGCGCATGCTTGAAAAGGTTTGGTAGTAAGCAATTCCGTTTTGAATGATCGTGAATGTCCTTGTGTAGTTGTACAGGATGTGGGATGCCACACACCGGTGTTTTTTAAGTGTCCAGTCATAACATTACAGCTCGAAAGACACAGAgctattttaatatattgtgaaagaaaagaacaaaaactgtGAGATGGTGCCACCAGAAGGTGGGCAGGGAGAAGTGCATACCAGTTTTGCTTTAATACTAGTACATTACGTttcatgacattattggcatttagtagacgctcttatcgagagcgacttacatcaggtACAGTTTATTGTGTATACATTTGTGTACCGTTAGTTATCTCTGAAATAGTTTATATATCATAAAAACATATTATCCAAATGAAAATAAGCTAGTACAGCATTCCCAATACATTTATGAGGCTCTGACATAATATTGAGAGAAGTGTACCTTTATGAGGTGATATTACTCCCTCTAGTGGTATATTGAAAAAGTACAACTCTCCTGACCTGGAAGTGATCACCATTCACTGACATGGAGGAGGCTTTCATTTGGCCTCATTCAATCAACATAACTATGAGTtgatttactttaaaaacagaaattactgTGAACTGTtgcctttaaaaatatttgatatatgtTTATAATCTGTACACATGTATATGATCTGTACATGTAATCTGTCCATAATCTGGACAGAAAATGAGAGGCCTTCATTTGCTCTCATGTCTCATCTAAATAGCTAAAGAGCTATTTACTAATGATTCACACTTATGCAGCTTTGACTTTGACTTAGAGCAGGGAGACAAGAAATCTCTGGCTGGCCGGCCTGTCTCttccacagcaaaacagagccagtttgttccgctgctgtgggctccctgCCATtattggctgatgacatggctgtgATCAAACAAGTTTTataatatttactgtatgtatacattcTGTTTGGAGGTAAAAGGTAGACAAAACGCACTATCATCTACCTGATGAATGCATCTGGTTTTGTGCAAATTTACTGTGGaatagtgttttttgtttggggTCCCTTGTAGCCCCTTGTAGCATGCGTCCCTTGTAGCCCAGTTTTTGGAAAGTAAATTTCCAGTATTTCGCAGTATTATCACCTTGGCCTGCATTTTGGAGCATGGCTGCAGTTGCATGGCGGAAGTTAGgctctttctgtttatttatttattatactaCCATACTACTATACTACCAACTTCATACTTCCTTTGACTCCATTATCACGCTACAGTCAATCAGTTGTTTTAGGTTGTCCCCAGTTGGTTACACTGCTTCAACTG
This genomic stretch from Megalops cyprinoides isolate fMegCyp1 chromosome 1, fMegCyp1.pri, whole genome shotgun sequence harbors:
- the pglyrp2 gene encoding N-acetylmuramoyl-L-alanine amidase, with the translated sequence MVGMELTAELFMTLSMVCFCVGSKVSVLSSWHMDIFIGAVQQTEDSNPGLEPLAVVRSLRRTARYEDAFVRHFLGEISSTDEEAPVLDYELSEFFARAIHHRVTDSGKEEGVFLTPDGTTVAIAPLLLGIEAGLLVASGSSVPLFGLYPLTLAKNLGLSFLHFYSSLTSENLGPDGCWDNVTSPRVFTLSGPPSLVTDAWINGGMDGVILGSHLSGLAQHPLRLSSALKKYYRHHLEELGLDAAPRFISVLRRENFRELVNASLLQTQVLGSLNVYWRLRAETEVVQETALEKMVREGVQEFIHRYIECPAIIPRCQWRAKPYRGTPTRLDLPLTSMFIHHTYHPKPCHTFQQCAACMRAMQSFHQDVRGWDDIGYSFVAGSDGYLYEGRGWQWRGAHTRGHNSRGYGVAFVGNYTATLPAQRSLELVWGRLASCGVSGGRLVGNFTMYGHRQLVNTTCPGDALYAEIKGWQHFREIPSKQ